CATGTACTCTGACCCACCTTATTCAAGATCAAGCAAATTAAGTGTAACAGATACAACACAGTGCTGTGAAGGCTTACAAGCATataagcttttgaactatccgagACTCGATAACTTACAGAAGCCATTAATTGAAATAATTTATGCTAGAGCTGAATTAAACAACAGTAGGCTCTTCTTGCTGGCCCAACTTTTTCTTTACCATATCATACACCCCATCCACCTTTACCGGGTCAACCTTGAATAAACCATGGGCATCCGATTTGTTAGCAATGTTGCCCTTGTATATTTCTTGCACCAGCATCTCCTGCATTTTGAGATAATGACTGGGCAGCAATGTATTTTGACAGCAAAATTCTTGCTCCTGataacatgaaaatgaagctgtTATCTAAACACCATATAAAGACAAGTTGTAAACATGTTTTTCAGAAGTCCCAAACCAACAATTTATACTTAATTCTAACATATGGCTTGCATAAAGAAATCTCTGAAGGACTCACTGGTCTAGGTGTCAGACAAGATGTTAATTGTCCTATTACAAGATCTCAGAACAAAAATATCCTTAGAAGCTATCTGCATTGAGTAATTGGAAGGGCTCGCTACTTTATAATTCCAAGCATGATATTTACAAGCAGCTTAGGTTTCAAGAAAGATGTTATTTCACCTGATCTATATCAAACTACAAGATTGTGTATACATGACCAACAAACTGAACAAAGAAAGTGTTAACAGGAACAGGAAAGTTGGTCTTACAGTTTCACTGAGTAATTCTGTACCAGGGAGTCCAGTGATATCCCATTCATCAAATGATCTTGCAGAAATCTGTCCTGTAGCTGTTGAAAGTGAGTCCTTACCACCAGAATCTAGCCCAGTGGCGCCTTTTATTTTGTAGTTATCGATAGTGTTCCTCAGGCTTCCATCATTTTCCCCTTTTTCTTTGTTCAAAGGCCGATTTGCTTTTTGCACTAGTTTGCTACCACTAAGAACCTGAGTGTTCTCTTTGGAATTTTGTGTGCTTGCCTCTAGTTCCCTTTTCTGCTTCTGTTCTGTGTATGCTTTTGCCTCTGCCAGTGTGCGGCACCCAGCAGCTTGACATTCCTGGCAGTTAAATCTAGGCCAGCTAAAAACTAAAATCATATAATTGACGTAACGTATTCATAACAAACATCAGTAGTGCAAAGAAGTTCTACTTGCTATCTTAAGTAATGATCGGTTTAGGGTGGGTTGGTGCTCTTATTTTCCATAAAACCAAGGTGGCATTAGAAAAGAAGTTACACTTAACTGTAGATGAGAAACTAGGAGCTGTATGGATTTCACTTAATTGTGTGAAAAATTTCAGGATAGAAGTTACACATTTTGCagtgaaaagataaaaaagaaaaaggtagaaGTAAAACCATGGGGCAGGAAAGAAATcttcctttattttctttttctttttttttgtcgtgAGGACCATTTGACTTCTTTCAATCAGGAAGGATCATTTGCCAATTTACAAAAGCTAGCAAAACAAGAATGCTTAACAAAAAGCAATTGACAGTTACATAAACACAGAAAAATAATGCACCTGTAGCTCTTGAATTCTTCTTCGAATTTTCCGCTCCTCAATGACACTCTTAACTAAGTCCTCATGCTCTTCTTGAGATAGAAAGCGCAGAAAGACCTTGAAATGGTTATATATTTCCCTGTCTTCGTTTGAGAGCTCCTTTTCTAATGGATTTGGATAAAGTAAATTTCTTTCTAGTATAAAATCCTTTCTTCGCTTCCTTTCATCAAGTCTATCAGAATGATTATAGCACAATGATCACTCTTTGAAAGTGGTCAACAAATAGAATGATATTTTTCTCTTAAGCATAGAAGAATGTCATACAAAAGTCATTTGAAAAGCAACAGCTTTATGTTCTGTAGACATCCGACACAATGATAAAATACTACCAAATGTCTTCTGTTATCAAATATGCATAatgttgcaatattagtcaggataTTTGGATACCCATTGCAAATGTTCACTTTATTAAATAAACAAGGACTCAAAATTGTTGTCTGTGAAATACTAAAGTAATTCATtcatcttgcttcctattgccctTACATTTGTGATCACTGCATATTGAACGCACCATTGTATCTATCATATATCCATTCTTTTCCAAAAACCATCATAAAATAATTCGAAGAACACCATCACAAACTTTTCATATTAAAATAAAGAATCAGAGAAGTCAAGTTTTCAGTAAGCATAAAACTATATTGGTAGTCCTCATTATGGTTTCAAATACCAGCCGAACTGGTATATACTGATTACTGTTTACTAGCCTAAGCAAGGACCAATGTAGGACCATATACTTggcattattttttattcatttctCTCCCTAGCTTTTATTAGATGACTCATAAACAGTCAGTGCAGTTGCATGCAatcttttttgttttataaaattaCCAAAATTTTATTCCACcattaatcagattctcctatttTTGAATTTTGTTAAATAAATTCCAAGCACTGTCATGTATCCTTGATCTAAAGAGAATCTGTATAATCTATAATGAATCATATACAGCAGTAAATTCATCATTAGACACAAACCTTGACAAATATATACGAAGCACCCGCAGCTTCAGTTCACGCTCGGTTTCTGAGTCATTTTCCTTAAACTCCATATCAGCCAATGACTGCTCTGCATCATTGTCATATTCAGGATCAAATTCTTGTCTCTTGGGATTATAGCCACTCTCAGTTATAGAAGGTCCTTCATCTCCTGAACATTTAGGCTTTTTTACACCAATGGTCCTATCCGCATAAGAATCTGCCAATTAATTTTGAATTAGGATATGCTTTTTAGCGTTCAAGAAACATAAGCACCTGAACATTAGATGCTTTAAGAAATAATGATCCACAAACTTTGTACCTAAAAGCATGTGTACTACTACTTGATCAAGCAACAAGCATCTTGTGACAATACTTAGCTTCAAGTTTCAGAaccttaaaaatcatgttttacaTTTTTATCCAAACAATTTCAAGCAGATAATCAGCAAAAAATTCCAGGGGCTAAAGTCCAGAGATATGCACCAATTTTTAACAAAGATCAATTTAAGCTGAGGGCATTTAATGTATATATGCAAAATAAACTTCAGTTTTAGATGGAAGTCAAAATGAGAATTCAAAAAGAAACATGTATGCTCTGCTAATGTACAACCTTCTACTTTAGGTCCATCAGAATTATCCTTGAGTTGTCCCACATTTGAAGCCGTCTTACTTGCACCTGCAAGAAAATTCAAACAATTCCATGTAAATGTTACAACTTACAACTAATAGAAATAAATTTGGATGCAAAACATTTTAGTATTTTGTCCACGTTTAGCTCCTTCAGCAACTAAGAACCAAGAGCATAACAACATCTAGAGAAAAGTAACTTAAAATTACCTGCAGCTAGGTTTGAGGGTGTTCGATTTGTTGAACCTTCATCTAAATCTTCAACCCTatcatgtacacacacacacacacaagcgcagagagagagagagagagagaggtttcagAAAGATCTTGAGAGAGGACAAAAGAAAAGGCTTATATCGGAACACATACTTGACCCTTGCAGGTGAGAATGGAGACTCTTCCTTTAGTGTGACATCACCAAGCAGTGAAGTACCTGTAATATTAAACAGTAAAGGCACAAGATTAGACTTAGCACACATTGGCATCCAACAGATAGTGGCAAGCACATGAACTCAAGATTGATGGCTTGATGAAAAATGGTCTAAAAAAATTCCAGAACTGTGACCTTTATGACAATGAAGAGTAGTTAAAAGTTAAAACGACAACCTCAAACTTTTAGATGACATTAAAAAGCTTTGTGGTAGAGCACTTCATTAAGAGAAATGGTTTCAACAACCAAACAGGTATAACATCCTAAAGAGGCAAAAACCATTATCAAGGAACCAAAACCAGGCAGCATGGATTATCACGTTAATGCTTGCCATGAAGATGCTAAAAGAAACTGGTGCCCGTATCTGTCAAGGCTTACTGCCAAATTTGCGATTCCATAGGTAATTGATGAGGAATAACTAAACCAACTCCAGCAAAATACACAACCACTAATTGTGCTGCCTTCTACAAAAGCTAATTAAGACATAATGTAGCTAAGTTTTAGTCCAGGTTAGATTTAGGATTGCTTTGGGCTTGAATACAATGttgttttaataatattaatgtaGAGTCAACCTTTTCCGCTTCTTGTAGTTTCCCTTATCTTTTGACCTAATATCATGTTTCTTTgttattgaacaaagacaagtgcTATAAACGGAGCCAGGACACTAATCGGGGAAGGGATCATTTTAGGtgctaatcataattaaaatgttAAATTATACAGAGTTAAAAACTAAAAGCAATAAATTTAAAACAAATCTCATGAAGCAAATTTCAAGTAAACAATAAACGATAAATGTAAGAGatgaattattataataaaaggaGGGGAATATAGCAAAGAAAATTTCAGGGGCTTAAGACCACT
Above is a genomic segment from Musa acuminata AAA Group cultivar baxijiao chromosome BXJ3-4, Cavendish_Baxijiao_AAA, whole genome shotgun sequence containing:
- the LOC135636770 gene encoding transcriptional adapter ADA2-like isoform X2; translation: MTSDNLSFPLICPDWNADEEILLLEGIEMYSLGNWAEVAEHVGTKSKALCIDHYTSSYLNSPCYPLPDMSRVNGKNRKELLAMAKVQVEGKKGTSLLGDVTLKEESPFSPARVKVEDLDEGSTNRTPSNLAAGASKTASNVGQLKDNSDGPKVEDSYADRTIGVKKPKCSGDEGPSITESGYNPKRQEFDPEYDNDAEQSLADMEFKENDSETERELKLRVLRIYLSRLDERKRRKDFILERNLLYPNPLEKELSNEDREIYNHFKVFLRFLSQEEHEDLVKSVIEERKIRRRIQELQECQAAGCRTLAEAKAYTEQKQKRELEASTQNSKENTQVLSGSKLVQKANRPLNKEKGENDGSLRNTIDNYKIKGATGLDSGGKDSLSTATGQISARSFDEWDITGLPGTELLSETEQEFCCQNTLLPSHYLKMQEMLVQEIYKGNIANKSDAHGLFKVDPVKVDGVYDMVKKKLGQQEEPTVV
- the LOC135636770 gene encoding transcriptional adapter ADA2-like isoform X1, which gives rise to MGRSRAVPNSGDDETNQRSKRRRVASSGEALETITAGPGANEGKKALYHCNYCNKDISGKIRIKCTKCPDFDLCVECFSVGAEVTPHKSNHPYRVMDNLSFPLICPDWNADEEILLLEGIEMYSLGNWAEVAEHVGTKSKALCIDHYTSSYLNSPCYPLPDMSRVNGKNRKELLAMAKVQVEGKKGTSLLGDVTLKEESPFSPARVKVEDLDEGSTNRTPSNLAAGASKTASNVGQLKDNSDGPKVEDSYADRTIGVKKPKCSGDEGPSITESGYNPKRQEFDPEYDNDAEQSLADMEFKENDSETERELKLRVLRIYLSRLDERKRRKDFILERNLLYPNPLEKELSNEDREIYNHFKVFLRFLSQEEHEDLVKSVIEERKIRRRIQELQECQAAGCRTLAEAKAYTEQKQKRELEASTQNSKENTQVLSGSKLVQKANRPLNKEKGENDGSLRNTIDNYKIKGATGLDSGGKDSLSTATGQISARSFDEWDITGLPGTELLSETEQEFCCQNTLLPSHYLKMQEMLVQEIYKGNIANKSDAHGLFKVDPVKVDGVYDMVKKKLGQQEEPTVV
- the LOC135636770 gene encoding transcriptional adapter ADA2-like isoform X3; this translates as MDNLSFPLICPDWNADEEILLLEGIEMYSLGNWAEVAEHVGTKSKALCIDHYTSSYLNSPCYPLPDMSRVNGKNRKELLAMAKVQVEGKKGTSLLGDVTLKEESPFSPARVKVEDLDEGSTNRTPSNLAAGASKTASNVGQLKDNSDGPKVEDSYADRTIGVKKPKCSGDEGPSITESGYNPKRQEFDPEYDNDAEQSLADMEFKENDSETERELKLRVLRIYLSRLDERKRRKDFILERNLLYPNPLEKELSNEDREIYNHFKVFLRFLSQEEHEDLVKSVIEERKIRRRIQELQECQAAGCRTLAEAKAYTEQKQKRELEASTQNSKENTQVLSGSKLVQKANRPLNKEKGENDGSLRNTIDNYKIKGATGLDSGGKDSLSTATGQISARSFDEWDITGLPGTELLSETEQEFCCQNTLLPSHYLKMQEMLVQEIYKGNIANKSDAHGLFKVDPVKVDGVYDMVKKKLGQQEEPTVV